In a single window of the Leptospira sanjuanensis genome:
- the purT gene encoding formate-dependent phosphoribosylglycinamide formyltransferase has product MKKKILLLGSGELGKEFVIAAQRLGQHVIAVDSYDNAPAMQVAHEKEIINMLDGDLLDQVVSKHKPDLIVPEIEAIRTERFYDYEKQGYQVVPSAKAANFTMNRKAIRDLAAKELNLLTAKYLYASSEVELRSAVETLGIPCVVKPLMSSSGKGQSVIKSKDEISKAWEASQTKGRAGAAEVIVEEFIPFDSEITLLTVTQKSGKTLFCPPIGHRQERGDYQESWQPAELSETQLKEAQRMADAVTKALTGAGIWGVEFFLTKDKVYFSELSPRPHDTGMVTLAGTQNFNEFELHLRAILGIPILEIVQERKGASAVILASTDGKTPEVKGLDVASGMAESDFRIFGKPVTRPYRRMGVTLSYSTKGEEISSLRKRAALLASKIKID; this is encoded by the coding sequence ATGAAAAAGAAAATTCTTCTCTTAGGCTCCGGGGAACTCGGTAAAGAATTCGTAATCGCAGCGCAGCGATTGGGGCAACACGTAATTGCCGTCGACTCTTACGACAACGCTCCCGCCATGCAAGTGGCTCACGAAAAAGAAATCATCAATATGCTCGACGGAGATCTTTTGGATCAGGTAGTCTCAAAACACAAACCGGATCTGATCGTTCCCGAAATCGAAGCGATCCGAACCGAACGTTTTTACGACTACGAAAAACAAGGATATCAAGTAGTTCCATCCGCGAAGGCGGCCAACTTCACGATGAACCGAAAGGCGATCCGCGATCTTGCGGCAAAGGAACTCAATCTTCTTACCGCAAAATATTTATACGCTTCTTCGGAAGTGGAACTCAGAAGTGCGGTTGAAACATTAGGGATTCCTTGTGTAGTAAAACCTCTCATGTCCTCTTCCGGAAAAGGACAATCGGTGATCAAATCCAAAGACGAAATTTCCAAAGCCTGGGAAGCGTCGCAAACCAAAGGGCGCGCCGGAGCCGCCGAAGTAATCGTAGAAGAGTTCATTCCTTTCGATTCGGAAATCACCCTTTTAACCGTAACTCAAAAAAGCGGAAAAACTCTTTTCTGCCCGCCGATCGGCCATAGACAAGAACGAGGGGATTATCAAGAAAGTTGGCAACCCGCCGAACTTTCCGAAACACAGCTCAAAGAAGCGCAAAGGATGGCGGACGCAGTTACAAAAGCTCTGACCGGAGCGGGAATCTGGGGTGTGGAATTCTTTCTTACAAAAGACAAGGTTTACTTTTCCGAACTTTCTCCGCGACCGCACGATACGGGAATGGTCACGTTAGCCGGAACACAAAATTTCAACGAGTTCGAGCTTCATCTCCGTGCGATTTTGGGAATTCCGATTTTGGAAATCGTTCAGGAAAGAAAAGGAGCAAGCGCGGTGATTCTTGCAAGCACGGACGGAAAAACTCCCGAAGTCAAAGGATTGGACGTCGCTTCCGGAATGGCCGAATCGGATTTCAGAATTTTCGGAAAACCGGTTACAAGACCGTATCGAAGAATGGGTGTTACTCTATCTTATTCCACAAAAGGAGAAGAAATTTCCTCTCTTCGCAAACGCGCGGCTCTGCTCGCATCTAAAATCAAAATCGACTAA
- a CDS encoding 1-acyl-sn-glycerol-3-phosphate acyltransferase — protein sequence MEETKPSELISANIAVLGGGPMGVFLSTYLSPQAKEVFLWYDDRKRAQKIEKERIASLLEDSITLPENVRVKSEFDFLKSGSWVLIIAVPSRLMEGILDELVKVLDKNSSHFIFTFTKGLLSASTRRKSNCITYSEYIQKLSAANELKNIEYTAVNGPNLLGELKRGHHSFYCLASSGPRSVDIFESLFAGSRNHTKTYEDLVGLEVFGVMKNPIAIACGIASGIPECGSNFEGELISLGYSEILTLLETLGISTRSVQEYGLADLIASCTSRYSRNKAYGHRFVHKLISGEDQPNLIERIELFFNPAEFIQKEVSQSESHVEGAFALASITALAEEKNVEIPLYNTLFQILTRRVSPTELIRFVSKSTSDEVRHISKTATKRSGLGMASGKKFQEALSKNVLRHINGQPGMTDRIVKQSTLLIKALEKRYAEAQETNDITDLLQIPKEIQLWKEVESVFQEKGNKDLTKILDFYVSEIADDYKPFLRDTLIHLIAPTRYVLSGFKPGAGLPKIGGCVKEVKALASRYDILYTPTHRSHLDSVEVAFGLKWLGLPVPRYAADKKVMATPGLANILKSLGAYMVDRKRNRNILYLECLTQYSTMMLEAGIPTLVYPEGTRSRTGGIIPIKTGILSTSVDAYKHTGSEVIVVPIALSYENVPEDEEFCGSDKKPGFKDFFYKRTEVYMDLCEPIPVSRYIHEEDPTGSIGFEIMQGWKKYRRILPNQLIARLMVETGTEVAIKDLKNLIGETILTKKGNYLTKDPDEILNRGLKVLKQRKIIAVENGSAKILDRNLIQYYANMCTDEST from the coding sequence ATGGAAGAAACAAAACCATCCGAACTGATTTCCGCCAATATCGCCGTTTTAGGAGGAGGGCCGATGGGGGTCTTTCTCTCCACATATCTTTCACCGCAGGCAAAAGAAGTTTTTCTCTGGTATGACGATAGAAAACGCGCTCAAAAAATAGAGAAGGAAAGAATCGCTTCGTTGCTCGAAGATTCGATCACTCTGCCCGAAAACGTCCGCGTCAAAAGCGAATTCGATTTTTTAAAAAGCGGATCCTGGGTTTTGATCATCGCTGTTCCTTCCCGATTGATGGAAGGGATTTTGGACGAACTTGTAAAGGTTCTAGATAAGAATTCTTCACATTTTATTTTTACGTTTACGAAAGGGCTTTTGTCTGCCTCGACGAGAAGAAAATCAAATTGCATTACATATTCTGAATATATTCAAAAACTTTCCGCCGCAAACGAATTGAAAAACATCGAATATACGGCGGTAAACGGCCCCAATCTTTTGGGTGAATTAAAACGGGGACATCACAGCTTTTATTGTCTCGCTTCTTCCGGACCGAGATCGGTGGATATCTTCGAATCCTTGTTTGCGGGATCGAGAAATCACACGAAAACATACGAGGACTTGGTCGGTTTGGAAGTATTCGGGGTGATGAAAAATCCGATCGCGATTGCATGCGGAATCGCATCGGGAATTCCGGAATGCGGAAGCAACTTCGAAGGAGAATTGATCAGCCTCGGTTACTCGGAGATTCTCACCCTTTTGGAAACCCTCGGAATCTCGACCAGATCCGTTCAGGAATACGGTCTCGCCGATCTGATCGCGTCCTGCACGTCGCGTTACAGCCGAAACAAGGCATATGGACATCGCTTTGTCCACAAATTGATTTCGGGAGAAGACCAACCGAACCTCATCGAAAGAATCGAACTCTTTTTCAATCCGGCCGAATTCATTCAAAAAGAAGTGAGTCAAAGTGAAAGTCACGTGGAAGGTGCGTTTGCGTTGGCTTCGATCACCGCGCTCGCGGAAGAGAAGAATGTCGAGATTCCTTTGTACAATACGTTGTTTCAAATTCTTACAAGAAGGGTCTCGCCGACGGAATTGATTCGATTCGTTTCCAAGTCCACATCCGACGAAGTGCGTCACATCTCTAAAACCGCGACGAAACGTTCCGGCTTAGGGATGGCTTCCGGAAAGAAGTTTCAAGAAGCTCTTAGCAAAAATGTTCTGCGTCATATCAACGGGCAACCGGGCATGACGGACCGAATCGTAAAACAATCCACGCTTTTGATCAAGGCTTTGGAAAAACGATATGCGGAAGCGCAAGAAACGAACGACATCACGGATCTTTTGCAGATTCCGAAAGAAATTCAACTTTGGAAAGAAGTGGAATCTGTCTTTCAGGAAAAGGGAAATAAGGATCTGACTAAAATATTAGATTTTTATGTTTCTGAGATCGCCGACGATTACAAACCGTTTCTACGAGATACTCTCATTCATTTGATCGCCCCGACTCGATACGTATTGAGCGGTTTTAAACCGGGAGCGGGATTGCCTAAGATCGGCGGTTGTGTTAAGGAAGTCAAAGCGCTCGCTTCAAGATACGATATTCTTTATACGCCGACGCATCGATCTCATTTGGATTCAGTGGAAGTCGCCTTCGGATTAAAATGGCTCGGACTTCCCGTACCTCGATACGCGGCGGATAAGAAAGTGATGGCGACTCCGGGACTTGCAAACATTTTGAAATCACTCGGCGCGTATATGGTCGATCGAAAACGGAATCGGAATATTCTTTATTTGGAATGTTTGACTCAATATTCCACGATGATGTTGGAGGCCGGAATTCCGACCTTGGTTTATCCGGAAGGAACTCGTTCGAGAACAGGCGGAATCATTCCGATCAAAACGGGAATCTTATCGACTTCCGTGGATGCGTACAAACATACGGGATCCGAAGTGATCGTAGTTCCGATTGCGTTGTCCTATGAAAATGTTCCCGAAGACGAGGAATTTTGCGGAAGCGATAAAAAGCCCGGATTTAAGGATTTCTTTTATAAGAGAACGGAAGTTTACATGGATCTTTGCGAGCCGATCCCCGTTTCCCGATATATTCACGAAGAGGATCCGACGGGTTCCATCGGTTTTGAAATCATGCAAGGATGGAAAAAATACAGAAGAATTCTCCCGAACCAATTGATCGCGCGTTTGATGGTCGAAACGGGAACCGAAGTCGCAATCAAAGATCTAAAGAATCTGATTGGGGAAACGATTCTTACTAAAAAAGGAAATTATCTTACGAAAGACCCGGATGAGATTTTAAATCGAGGCTTGAAGGTATTAAAACAAAGAAAGATCATTGCGGTCGAAAACGGAAGCGCGAAAATACTGGATCGGAATTTAATCCAGTATTACGCGAATATGTGTACGGACGAATCGACTTAG
- a CDS encoding LIC13411 family adhesin, with product MILSSTKKNGGSSILLITFILYLFISATNCATYLQNRKNDFKDIFTAGVETPGYGAGVRIGPLAAGFVFQGGESEPGKRDLGKGYGLRGGYFGSYRSQQLIFGILGGDTFFPLGTETQTSETEETSEEISPEVQEELKNLANSKTPGDKVPEFLNERYNIKSQKLRYLSFYNIPVAERRKRKKEEFYRRFIEEQTFDRNDPAIQNALQILNKKKDGYPRSFLYQIEIYLGAYVGLRIGFNPAEFLDFLVGLAGLDLMEDDVAD from the coding sequence GTGATTTTATCGAGCACGAAAAAGAACGGCGGTTCATCCATTCTTTTAATTACGTTCATACTTTATTTATTTATCAGCGCTACGAACTGTGCGACTTATCTTCAAAACAGAAAAAACGATTTTAAGGACATCTTTACCGCCGGCGTGGAAACTCCCGGTTATGGTGCCGGTGTAAGAATCGGCCCTTTAGCAGCGGGCTTTGTGTTTCAAGGCGGAGAATCCGAACCCGGTAAAAGAGATTTAGGAAAAGGATACGGACTAAGAGGCGGTTATTTCGGTTCGTATCGATCGCAACAATTGATCTTTGGAATTCTAGGCGGGGATACCTTTTTTCCTTTGGGTACGGAAACACAAACTTCGGAAACGGAAGAAACAAGCGAAGAAATTTCTCCCGAAGTTCAAGAAGAACTCAAAAACCTCGCGAACTCGAAAACTCCCGGCGATAAAGTCCCGGAATTTTTAAACGAACGATACAATATCAAAAGCCAGAAACTTCGTTATCTTTCCTTTTACAACATTCCCGTTGCGGAACGAAGAAAAAGAAAGAAGGAAGAATTTTACAGACGGTTCATCGAAGAACAGACATTCGATCGCAACGATCCCGCCATTCAAAACGCATTACAGATTTTGAATAAAAAGAAAGACGGTTATCCAAGAAGTTTTCTGTATCAGATCGAAATCTATTTGGGTGCGTATGTGGGTTTAAGAATCGGATTCAACCCCGCGGAGTTTCTCGACTTTTTAGTCGGACTCGCGGGATTGGATTTAATGGAAGACGACGTGGCCGATTAA
- a CDS encoding LIC13410 family lipoprotein: MKKIFSALLIVTCAMALSFCKSEEKKQPPRQEFQPNSDIRTFEVGMIKEGDKRIKAEAVLGTPSVELNTQDGAVLEWYLVSTDYQKNSYKTLAEKPSNITEDTKFIKLTIDKKGVIKKMEYKL; the protein is encoded by the coding sequence ATGAAAAAGATTTTTTCAGCGCTTTTGATTGTAACTTGTGCAATGGCTCTTTCGTTTTGCAAGTCCGAAGAAAAGAAACAACCTCCTCGCCAGGAGTTTCAACCGAACTCCGATATTAGAACCTTTGAAGTGGGAATGATAAAAGAAGGAGATAAGCGAATCAAAGCGGAAGCGGTTCTCGGAACTCCATCCGTGGAATTGAACACGCAGGACGGAGCGGTTTTGGAATGGTATTTGGTTTCCACCGATTATCAGAAAAATTCTTACAAAACCTTGGCGGAAAAACCGTCGAACATCACCGAAGATACGAAGTTCATTAAACTTACGATCGATAAGAAAGGTGTTATTAAAAAAATGGAATATAAACTCTGA
- a CDS encoding NAD-dependent epimerase/dehydratase family protein gives MNEKGDSIQTILVTGGSGSLGLILVPKLLERYRVVCIGRKLSSYPDTIRFHRNFVFYEIDLENDSEISIGEKPDFIVHLAGKVSGEAATFEDYKRGNEFVTRKVLRFASKNRKTGILFSSSSSVYGFSEKPVTETSPLKGNTFYALSKIECESILQKGKNSYVILRIASVYGPSNKSFLNKLLKLFRYGILLRSGNPNFKKSMVHSSDVIECILDILRKWNKASGKIYNVAHPHALSTEDIESLFQRSIPGKFFVRVRLSGLVLFLFNLANSILTKITKKKINLQYIQESSIVVSDSIQKDLGLKFKTDFEEGIASILHPAKQN, from the coding sequence ATGAACGAGAAAGGAGATTCCATCCAAACGATTCTTGTCACCGGAGGAAGCGGTTCTCTAGGTTTGATCCTCGTTCCGAAACTTCTAGAACGATACAGAGTTGTTTGTATCGGAAGAAAACTTTCCTCTTATCCGGATACGATTCGGTTTCACAGGAATTTCGTATTTTATGAAATCGACCTCGAAAACGATTCCGAAATTTCCATCGGAGAAAAACCCGACTTCATCGTTCATCTCGCCGGGAAAGTAAGCGGAGAAGCGGCTACTTTCGAAGATTACAAACGGGGAAACGAATTCGTCACACGGAAAGTACTTCGGTTCGCGTCCAAAAATCGAAAAACCGGAATCTTATTTTCGAGTTCCTCTTCGGTCTACGGCTTTTCCGAAAAACCGGTTACGGAAACTTCTCCCTTAAAGGGAAATACGTTTTACGCACTCTCAAAGATTGAATGCGAATCGATCCTTCAAAAAGGGAAAAATTCCTACGTGATTCTCCGCATCGCTTCCGTATACGGACCTTCGAATAAAAGTTTTCTGAATAAGCTGTTGAAACTATTCCGATACGGAATTCTGCTTCGTTCCGGAAACCCGAACTTTAAAAAGTCGATGGTTCATTCCTCCGACGTGATCGAATGTATCCTAGACATATTAAGGAAATGGAATAAAGCTTCCGGAAAAATTTACAACGTAGCACATCCGCACGCATTATCGACCGAGGACATAGAATCCCTGTTTCAGAGATCGATTCCGGGAAAATTTTTCGTTCGAGTACGACTTTCCGGATTGGTTTTATTTTTATTCAACCTGGCAAACTCGATTCTTACCAAGATCACAAAGAAAAAAATCAATCTGCAATACATCCAGGAATCTTCGATCGTGGTAAGCGATTCGATTCAAAAGGATTTAGGATTGAAG